The genomic stretch GCGAGTCGCGCGTTGGTTGCTCTGGGCGCGGGATTGCGCATTACAAGATGAATTGGTTTTATCCCTGGACTTTATTGCCAATTTACTGGGAATCCAAACTCAAAGCGCGATTATTGCCCTTCAATCCCTCCAACAGTGCGGTATCCTGCGCTATCAAGCCGATCGCATTGAAATTTTAGCAGTCTTAGGACTGGAAACGAAAGCTTGTGAATGCTATCGCCGAGTTCGGGATGAATATTATCGTTTGCTGGCTTTTCCTCAGCGATAAAAAACGCAGCATTTTCGGTCAGTTTGTTTGTCCCGGTTGAATGAAGCTAGAATAAAAGTTGAATAACTAATATTCTTAACTGCATTGCAGTAGCAATGCTCCGGCAGAGATGAAGTGTCCAACGATACACTGTTTCTCCGGCGCTCTGGTGCTGGTGCATTTACCAACGTGCGAACGCTTGGTCTCCCTAGGGAGAAAAGCATCGCACTTTTTAACTGAGTTCACTTTTAGCATACATCTAAAAAAAATGATTCAAACATACCTATCCCGTGAAGATGCCGTTACCTCGAGTCGAGATTCTTTGCTCTGCTTCTATAGCAATCAGTCGCACTCCGTCCAAGTGTTGCGAATTGCGAATATAAGCCATAACTACTGGGAACGAGTCGTATTTCCGGGTCAGCGCCTACTGTTTGAAGCAACCCGAGATGCGAAGTTAGAAGTTTACAGCAGTGAAAATTTTAATAATCTCTTAGCCGATGTTATTCCCTGCTATAAGCTCGAAGTGAAGGAAGAATAATCGATTGGGAGGGTTAATGACGGGAGAGCAGAAATCCCGCTTACCGTCCCATTGGTAAATTCCGCGAAGCCGTCCATTAAGAATGTGCTTCGCGGAGGGTTGCAAATTTTGTGTAAGGGTAGTGCCGTGCGAACGACCGTTTAATATTGATTGAGGTTAATTCCTGCCTCTTTCGCCATTGCTTGCAAACCTTTCTTCTCAATCGTTTTAATCGCTTTGGTAGAAAGTTTAAGTCTAACCCAGCGATTGCCCTCCGGCCACCAAACGCGCTTCCATTGCAGGTTAACTTGCTGGAGTTTGTGGGTACGGCGGTGGGAGTGGGAAACAGCGAAGGCGTTGTTTGCTTTTTTATCGGTTAATTGACATCTGCGGCCCATGAAAAACCTCCTGTGCGATCGGGGCATGAACGATCTATTGTACGCTTTTTTAGCGATCCGGGAAGCGGATTCTGCGATCGCGCGTTGCCCTTATCTGGCGATCGCGCGTTAAAATTTTTACCCGAGCAACTTCTGAGTAATTTCCGCTAACTTCCTAGCAGCCCCC from Oscillatoria sp. FACHB-1406 encodes the following:
- a CDS encoding DUF1830 domain-containing protein, whose product is MIQTYLSREDAVTSSRDSLLCFYSNQSHSVQVLRIANISHNYWERVVFPGQRLLFEATRDAKLEVYSSENFNNLLADVIPCYKLEVKEE
- the rpmB gene encoding 50S ribosomal protein L28; this translates as MGRRCQLTDKKANNAFAVSHSHRRTHKLQQVNLQWKRVWWPEGNRWVRLKLSTKAIKTIEKKGLQAMAKEAGINLNQY